From Melitaea cinxia chromosome 23, ilMelCinx1.1, whole genome shotgun sequence, the proteins below share one genomic window:
- the LOC123664983 gene encoding hexosaminidase D-like, which produces MRLASMKRLSVKKKCSIIIGAIVTMYFTVSYTLVKDMVSKNKNIKNISRMSLKLPNVIVHFDMKGSPPKLSYLKTLLPKLRELGVTGFLMEYEDMFPYDGRLVNISAKNCYKKSELREFLKVATQVGFDIIPLVQTFGHMEFILKLEEYEKLREVHNRPDSMCPSRSESQKLIKEMIRQIIHFHKEIFPLKYIHIGCDEVYNMNKCYQCLKRDLPDTDIYLNQVKVVTDIVKTFSSDTTILIWDDMLREISINDWERVNLNIEPVYWSYGPNIKVSHVNMMKYHKKFKNIWIASAFKGADGRAITYPNLRKRFSNHFNWLTTILDYKFGGENDIFNFEGIILTGWSRYSHFDSPCELLPVAIPSLYLNLLLVQKFKAGVGDVENSDLTYFYMNYLQNDFSAHLHCDELLIIDYVNVKQCHFDGNELYEILLNWDIKNTNILNSIDFYNSIDDSSNKIYGVDFYSRSHNINMNNIEKNIDWLNNSLYEVEYFKRKISKVMLQYFDQFFINEYVDFKIYKTNKILNDLFKDLKSMSKVKYWKQRPYK; this is translated from the exons ATGCGTCTCGCTAGTATGAAACGGCTatcagtgaaaaaaaaatgttcaataatTATTGGTGCAATTGTGACAATGTATTTTACTGTTTCGTACACTTTAGTTAAAGACATGgtgtctaaaaataaaaacataaagaaTATTTCACGCATGTCGTTAAAGTTACCAAATGTTATTGTGCATTTCGATATGAAGGGCTCGCCGCCGAAATTGAGCTATTTGAAAACTTTGTTACCGAAGTTACGGGAGCTCGGAGTTACTGGATTTTTAATGGAATACGAAGATATGTTTCCATATGATGGGAGATTAGTAAATATAAGTGCGAAAAACTGCTATAAGAAGTCAGAG TTAAGAGAGTTCCTAAAAGTGGCAACGCAAGTAGGATTCGACATAATACCTCTGGTGCAAACGTTCGGACACATGGAATTTATCTTGAAGCTTGAAGAGTATGAAAAATTACGGGAAGTACATAATCGACCGGATTCCATGTGTCCCAGTAGATCAGAAAGTCAGAAGCTTATCAAAGAAATGATACGACAG attaTACATTTTCATAAGGAAATTTTCCCATTGAAGTACATTCACATTGGTTGCGATGAAGTATATAACATGAACAAATGTTATCAATGTTTGAAGAGAGATCTGCCTGATAC GGATATTTATCTGAATCAAGTTAAAGTTGTAACAGACATCGTAAAAACGTTCAGTTCTGACACAACTATTTTGATTTGGGACGACATGTTACGTGAGATATCTATCAATGATTGGGAGAGAGTGAACCTAAATATCGAACCAGTATACTGGTCCTACGGTCCAAATATAAAAGTGTCACACGTAAACATGATGAAgtatcataaaaaatttaaaaatatttggatCGCATCGGCGTTTAAAGGCGCAGATGGCCGAGCGATTACGTATCCAAATTTGAGGAAACGTTTTTCAAATCATTTCAATTGGCTGACTACGATTTTGGATTACAAGTTCGGTGGtgaaaatgatatatttaattttgagggTATAATATTAACTGGGTGGTCGAGATACAGCCATTTCGACTCGCCTTGTGAACTACTACCCGTTGCCATTCCAAGTCTCTATCTTAATTTGTTATTGGTGCAGAAGTTCAAAGCAGGGGTAGGTGATGTGGAAAATTCCGATCTGACATATTTCTACatgaattatttacaaaatgattTCTCTGCACATTTACACTGTGATGAGTTACTCATAATCGATTATGTTAATGTCAAACAATGTCATTTTGATGGAAATGAACTTTATGAAATTCTATTGAACTGggatataaaaaatacgaacattttaaatagtatagatttttataatagtatagATGATTCTAGCAATAAAATTTATGGTGTAGACTTTTATTCAAGGTcgcataatattaatatgaacaATATAGAGAAAAACATAGACTGGTTAAATAATTCTTTGTATGAGGTAGAGTATTTTAAGagaaaaatttcaaaagttatGTTACAGTATTTCGACCAATTCTTTATAAATGAATATGTTgattttaaaatctataaaacaaacaaaattcttAATGATTTGTTTAAGGATTTAAAGAGTATGTCTAAAGTAAAATATTGGAAGCAAAgaccatataaataa